In Pseudobacter ginsenosidimutans, the following are encoded in one genomic region:
- the rhuM gene encoding Fic family protein, whose protein sequence is MIISIGYRVNSKRGTQFRIWANNVLREFLTKGFALNERALQEKAIQLDTLKQTVRLLSNVIESNPLNSDEANGLLKVLTDYTYALDVLDKYDHRKLTIVAAHQKPSFFATYQEAINAIQGLKEKFGGSTLFGNEKDESFKSSIATIYQSFGGKELYPGVEEKAANLLYFIVKNHSFSDGNKRIAAFLFVWFPEKMHCSTKTMEQNA, encoded by the coding sequence ATGATTATTTCTATTGGCTATAGAGTGAATTCCAAGCGAGGTACTCAATTCCGCATTTGGGCGAATAATGTTTTAAGAGAGTTTCTGACGAAGGGATTTGCATTGAACGAAAGAGCTTTGCAAGAAAAAGCAATTCAATTGGATACTCTGAAACAGACTGTCCGGTTACTCAGCAACGTAATTGAGTCAAATCCATTAAATTCTGATGAAGCAAACGGACTACTGAAGGTTTTAACGGACTATACTTATGCTTTAGACGTCCTGGATAAATATGACCACCGGAAGCTAACAATTGTAGCAGCCCATCAAAAGCCTTCTTTTTTTGCTACTTACCAGGAAGCCATTAATGCAATACAAGGGTTAAAAGAAAAATTCGGAGGAAGCACATTATTTGGAAATGAAAAAGACGAATCTTTCAAAAGCTCTATCGCAACAATCTATCAATCTTTTGGAGGCAAAGAGTTATATCCTGGTGTTGAGGAAAAAGCAGCAAACCTACTCTACTTCATTGTGAAAAATCACTCCTTTTCTGATGGAAACAAACGGATTGCTGCTTTTCTGTTCGTTTGGTTCCCCGAAAAAATGCATTGCTCTACAAAAACGATGGAACAAAACGCATAG
- a CDS encoding alkaline phosphatase family protein, giving the protein MIKKQWILILASCFLLKVAAAQSTKETRTLIVFFDGLRPDYITPELMPNLYAFKKQGAYGKSHHSVFPTVTRVNSASYSTGSYPVTHGLMGNSVFFPQVSPSKSLNTGEAEDLMKITEATQGKLLTTVSLGEIMQSIGKRMMVFSSGSTGQAYLQNHTISGGAIINPAMILPTSIKDSIFRDLGPVEPGGKHKWVTDALIRYGFAPNGPLVSAIWFSDPDGTAHAKGIGSPEAVASIKAVDEQFGRIVSTLREKGLTSFYNILISTDHGFMTHVGQGKKSLNQLLIENGFKQSETSEDIVTAGGAIYLKDQNPETIRKIVAMLQPLEFVGAIFTKAAKPGDQQGFVPGTLSFETIHWNHARAADILVDANWDDRVNSAGYAGASYLPGVAGHGTLSPWDVHIPLIVSGPAFKKGFETELPTSNVDLAPTVLHILNIPVPAAMNGRVMNELLQKPAANALKAAKKETIETSTDYPGGKYKVTLTRTLLGEYQYVDGAKTERK; this is encoded by the coding sequence ATGATAAAGAAACAATGGATCCTGATACTGGCTTCCTGCTTCCTGTTGAAGGTAGCAGCTGCACAGTCAACTAAAGAGACGCGTACCCTGATCGTGTTCTTTGACGGGCTCAGGCCCGATTACATCACTCCAGAACTGATGCCCAATCTCTATGCTTTCAAAAAGCAGGGTGCTTATGGAAAGAGCCACCACAGTGTGTTTCCAACAGTAACAAGAGTGAATTCCGCTTCTTATTCCACCGGTAGCTATCCGGTAACACATGGCCTCATGGGGAATTCAGTTTTCTTTCCGCAGGTAAGTCCTTCAAAAAGTCTCAACACAGGCGAAGCAGAAGACCTGATGAAGATCACAGAAGCTACACAAGGCAAACTGCTCACCACCGTTTCACTGGGTGAGATCATGCAATCTATCGGAAAGCGTATGATGGTATTCAGTTCAGGGTCTACCGGCCAGGCATACCTGCAAAACCACACCATCAGCGGCGGTGCGATCATCAACCCGGCAATGATCCTGCCAACAAGTATCAAAGACAGCATCTTCCGTGATCTCGGTCCGGTTGAGCCCGGCGGCAAACATAAATGGGTAACGGATGCGCTTATCCGCTATGGATTTGCGCCGAATGGGCCATTAGTTAGCGCTATCTGGTTCTCCGATCCAGATGGAACAGCACATGCCAAAGGCATTGGTTCTCCCGAAGCAGTGGCCAGCATCAAAGCAGTGGATGAACAGTTTGGCCGGATCGTGAGCACACTCAGGGAAAAAGGTCTCACATCTTTTTACAATATTCTCATTTCAACGGATCATGGTTTTATGACCCATGTAGGGCAGGGAAAGAAAAGCCTGAACCAGCTCCTCATCGAGAATGGCTTCAAGCAGAGCGAAACCTCTGAAGATATTGTAACTGCCGGAGGCGCTATTTATCTGAAAGATCAAAACCCTGAAACCATCAGAAAGATCGTGGCCATGCTGCAACCTCTGGAATTTGTAGGCGCCATTTTCACAAAGGCTGCCAAACCCGGCGATCAGCAAGGATTTGTACCAGGAACGCTGAGCTTTGAAACCATTCACTGGAACCATGCCCGGGCCGCGGACATACTGGTGGATGCCAACTGGGACGACAGGGTGAACAGCGCAGGTTATGCAGGTGCCAGTTATCTGCCGGGTGTTGCCGGCCATGGCACGCTCAGTCCCTGGGATGTGCATATTCCATTGATCGTTTCGGGACCTGCTTTCAAAAAAGGTTTTGAAACGGAGCTGCCCACTTCCAATGTGGATCTGGCGCCAACGGTGCTGCATATACTGAACATTCCTGTGCCCGCGGCGATGAATGGAAGAGTGATGAATGAGCTGCTGCAAAAGCCTGCGGCTAACGCGCTCAAAGCAGCGAAGAAGGAAACGATTGAGACTTCAACTGATTATCCGGGCGGAAAATACAAAGTAACGCTTACGCGCACTTTGTTGGGCGAGTATCAATATGTGGATGGAGCAAAAACAGAAAGGAAGTAA
- a CDS encoding SusD/RagB family nutrient-binding outer membrane lipoprotein, whose protein sequence is MLKWKKFSNSLKLRLLLRLLKRDGELNIAEQINAILTDPANRPVFTSNDDEAIFKYPGTFPYFNPFYNTRQLEWRDGAYFTRFFLDRLNTDQDPRRSVWALKVKKNNIDTFSGIESGYPTSVEYAVGANSSYPDALKTYQGLGVMMTYAEMEFIKAELALRGFNTGSTPKQHYEKGILASMTQWGVTMPSDFTSRPGVLYNESGSFDQQLEQIMLQKYFAYFFVDYQSWFEKRRTGYPVLPRGSGIPAENQFPVRVPYPTYLQSLNPTNLADAVKEMGGDNSNIKVWWDK, encoded by the coding sequence ATCCTGAAATGGAAGAAATTTTCCAACTCACTCAAACTTCGGCTGTTGCTGCGTTTGCTCAAGCGCGATGGTGAACTTAATATTGCTGAACAGATCAACGCCATCCTTACTGATCCTGCCAACAGACCAGTATTCACCAGCAATGATGATGAAGCCATCTTCAAATATCCCGGCACCTTTCCTTACTTCAACCCTTTCTATAATACCCGCCAACTGGAATGGCGCGATGGAGCTTACTTCACCAGGTTCTTCCTGGACAGGCTGAATACAGACCAGGACCCGCGCAGGTCTGTATGGGCACTGAAAGTGAAGAAGAATAATATAGATACTTTCAGTGGCATCGAGAGCGGCTATCCTACTTCTGTTGAATACGCCGTGGGAGCCAATTCCAGCTACCCGGACGCTTTGAAGACCTATCAGGGGCTTGGCGTGATGATGACCTATGCAGAAATGGAATTCATCAAAGCAGAACTGGCTCTTCGTGGATTCAACACCGGTAGTACGCCGAAACAACATTACGAAAAAGGCATCCTGGCTTCCATGACCCAATGGGGTGTAACGATGCCCTCTGATTTCACCAGCAGGCCCGGCGTGCTGTACAACGAAAGCGGCTCATTTGATCAGCAGCTGGAGCAGATCATGTTACAGAAATATTTCGCTTACTTCTTTGTAGACTATCAATCCTGGTTCGAGAAAAGAAGAACGGGTTATCCTGTATTGCCAAGAGGATCGGGTATTCCGGCCGAGAATCAGTTCCCTGTGCGGGTTCCGTATCCTACCTACCTGCAATCGCTCAATCCAACTAACCTGGCCGATGCCGTAAAAGAAATGGGAGGCGATAACAGCAATATCAAAGTATGGTGGGACAAATAA
- a CDS encoding SusD/RagB family nutrient-binding outer membrane lipoprotein, giving the protein MNWHKHIMTLCVTVMLLVTGCTKNFEELNTDPNRPKESTPGVMLGQLEYRIVNTTINEGRFFTHQLMQVDAPRSSNNGAGLHRYVVEPGAAVWSNFYRYMTDIEDISYSADSLNEPNYKGIALVYKSWAYSILTDLYGDVPYSEATKGASGNFLAKFDKQSAIYPQLLADLDKASASFVPKALTYGGDMLYNANATNKDPGPRS; this is encoded by the coding sequence ATGAACTGGCATAAACATATAATGACCCTTTGTGTTACCGTAATGCTGCTGGTGACCGGTTGCACAAAGAATTTCGAAGAACTGAATACTGATCCCAACAGGCCGAAAGAGAGTACACCAGGTGTAATGCTTGGCCAACTGGAATACAGGATCGTTAATACTACAATCAATGAAGGCCGGTTCTTCACGCACCAGCTGATGCAGGTGGATGCGCCAAGGAGCAGTAACAATGGCGCAGGGCTCCACAGATATGTTGTGGAACCGGGCGCTGCAGTATGGAGCAATTTCTACCGCTACATGACGGATATCGAAGACATTTCTTACAGTGCAGATAGTTTGAATGAGCCCAACTACAAAGGCATTGCGCTTGTGTACAAAAGCTGGGCTTATTCTATCCTCACAGACCTTTATGGAGATGTGCCCTACTCAGAAGCTACAAAAGGAGCTTCCGGCAATTTCCTTGCAAAATTCGATAAGCAATCCGCTATCTATCCGCAATTGCTGGCTGACCTGGATAAAGCAAGCGCTTCCTTCGTTCCAAAAGCGCTTACCTATGGAGGTGATATGCTGTACAATGCCAATGCCACCAATAAGGACCCGGGGCCGCGATCCTGA
- a CDS encoding SusC/RagA family TonB-linked outer membrane protein gives MKPFINPITRTNRIQLLLLLLLCGFWTQGQSQTRGPVATGVVRNSKGEALGNVAVAMQNQQNEAVASGETNEKGIFTFSNLPVGGPYHFIFSHIGFVSDTLTGYSVQEKARISLAVTLRTKSEELNVVVVTALGIRREEKSLGYAAQTIKENAVQDAKTNNWVNALSGKVAGLNIQGAGAGPMGSSRITLRGESSLNLDNNQALIIVDGVPVSKRITGTGYSSHLSADNPVDFGSQLSDINPDDIEKVTVLKGAGATALYGSRAAGGAILITTKSGQKKDKGLGITYNSNISIDQVNRWPDYQFEYGEGRTDKYYSYGNSEDGTNTSTTVAAGRAFGPKFNGQMYFQYDPNTPDNKPTQRTPWVAHDDYISGFFRTGLTITNGISIEGGGDRGAARLSLTHLKNQWILPNTGFERINAALSVNQKISNRLKINGKVNYTNKKSDNLPGAGYNNQSIMYFLIIGTAPNIRPEWFKPYWMPGQENVKQRNPFNTGPDNPYLDLYEMLNKMNKHGVIGTLSANYEISPKLELMVRTGTDLSFEFRSQQRPFSMTKFPNGSYREQNIFNYEINTDALLTYNDRINKNFRYSISAGGNAMRSTYDFAGMYADQLAQPGVYMISNSLDPAVADPQKIKKAINSLYATGQLNFKDKIFLDVTGRNDWSSTLPKGNNSYFYPSVSTSVLLSEMLTLPSPISFAKLRLSWAQVGNDTDPYRTAKYYDKIYSNGLTNPPTLFNPDLKPEITSSMEAGLDLRFLNGRIGVDFAVYNNNSRNQIITLPVDPVSGYNSKVLNAGLINSRGAELMITGKPIVNKNFSWTTTINWSMNRSYVKELEDGIPNQVIYAHGSNVSIEARVGGRMGDMYGSGFQRNEEGKIIYTSIGLPAPVNPVMQKWGNAFADWKAGLMNEFTIRNVRVSILLDGQKGGSMYSQTNHKNNTLGKTKVTLPGRDEGIVGDGVVWDAAAKKYVPNTVRVNASTYYETIYAINNAEMNIFDASYLKIREVRFEFAVPRKLVQKLRLQQASIALYGRDLFNFTSFPGFDPEGGNLNNGTLTPGVELTQFPSTRTMGVNLTVKF, from the coding sequence ATGAAACCATTCATCAACCCAATTACAAGGACCAACAGGATTCAACTTTTGCTGTTGTTGCTGCTCTGCGGCTTCTGGACACAGGGGCAATCGCAAACCCGCGGGCCAGTGGCCACGGGCGTAGTCAGGAACAGCAAAGGCGAAGCGCTTGGCAACGTGGCAGTAGCCATGCAGAACCAGCAGAACGAAGCTGTTGCCAGCGGCGAAACCAACGAAAAAGGGATTTTCACTTTCTCCAACCTTCCGGTTGGCGGCCCTTACCATTTTATCTTTAGCCATATCGGATTTGTATCCGATACACTCACCGGTTACTCTGTACAGGAGAAGGCCAGGATCTCCCTGGCTGTTACCCTTCGCACGAAATCCGAAGAGCTCAATGTGGTGGTAGTAACAGCATTGGGTATACGAAGAGAAGAAAAATCACTGGGCTATGCTGCACAGACCATCAAAGAGAATGCAGTGCAGGATGCAAAGACCAATAACTGGGTGAATGCCCTCTCCGGTAAGGTTGCGGGCCTGAACATCCAGGGCGCAGGCGCTGGTCCGATGGGCTCTTCAAGGATCACGCTGCGTGGTGAGTCTTCCCTCAATCTCGACAATAACCAGGCGCTGATCATTGTGGATGGCGTGCCCGTGAGTAAGCGCATTACAGGTACGGGGTATTCCTCGCACCTGTCTGCCGATAACCCCGTTGATTTTGGTTCACAGCTTAGCGATATCAATCCGGATGATATCGAAAAAGTTACTGTGCTCAAAGGCGCTGGCGCTACCGCTCTCTATGGAAGCCGCGCTGCAGGTGGCGCTATCCTGATCACCACAAAATCAGGACAAAAAAAAGATAAGGGCCTCGGTATTACCTACAATTCCAATATCAGCATAGACCAGGTGAACCGCTGGCCCGATTATCAGTTCGAATATGGCGAAGGAAGAACGGATAAATATTATTCCTACGGCAACAGCGAAGATGGTACCAATACCAGCACTACCGTTGCAGCAGGAAGAGCGTTCGGTCCGAAGTTCAATGGACAGATGTATTTCCAGTACGATCCCAATACGCCCGATAACAAGCCCACACAACGGACACCCTGGGTTGCGCATGATGATTATATCTCCGGTTTCTTCAGAACAGGTCTCACCATCACCAATGGCATTTCCATCGAAGGTGGTGGCGACAGAGGCGCTGCACGCCTGAGCTTGACGCATCTTAAGAACCAATGGATCCTGCCCAATACAGGATTCGAAAGGATCAATGCCGCGCTCTCCGTTAATCAAAAAATTTCAAACCGCTTAAAGATCAACGGTAAGGTCAATTACACCAACAAGAAAAGCGATAATCTGCCCGGCGCAGGCTACAACAACCAATCGATCATGTACTTCCTGATCATCGGTACTGCGCCGAATATCAGGCCAGAATGGTTCAAGCCTTACTGGATGCCAGGTCAGGAGAATGTGAAACAACGGAACCCTTTCAATACTGGTCCTGATAACCCTTACCTCGATCTCTATGAGATGCTGAACAAAATGAACAAGCATGGTGTGATCGGCACGCTCTCGGCCAACTATGAGATCAGTCCAAAGCTGGAACTGATGGTGCGCACAGGAACGGATCTTTCCTTCGAGTTCCGTTCACAGCAAAGGCCATTCAGCATGACCAAATTTCCCAACGGTTCCTATCGCGAGCAGAACATCTTCAATTACGAGATCAACACAGATGCCTTGCTTACGTATAATGATCGCATCAATAAAAATTTTCGCTACAGCATTTCAGCTGGCGGGAACGCTATGCGCTCCACCTATGATTTCGCCGGGATGTATGCAGACCAGCTGGCGCAGCCTGGCGTGTACATGATCTCCAATAGCCTTGATCCTGCAGTGGCTGATCCTCAGAAAATAAAGAAGGCCATCAATAGTTTGTACGCTACAGGTCAATTGAATTTCAAGGATAAGATCTTCCTGGATGTTACCGGAAGGAATGATTGGTCCAGCACATTGCCCAAAGGCAACAACTCATATTTCTATCCTTCTGTCAGCACCAGTGTATTGCTGAGTGAAATGCTGACATTGCCATCACCCATTTCATTTGCAAAACTTAGATTGAGCTGGGCGCAGGTTGGCAACGATACTGACCCTTACAGAACAGCAAAATACTACGATAAAATCTACAGCAACGGCCTTACCAATCCTCCCACCTTATTCAATCCCGATCTCAAACCTGAGATCACATCCAGTATGGAAGCTGGACTGGACCTGCGTTTCCTGAATGGCAGGATTGGTGTCGATTTCGCCGTGTACAATAATAACAGCCGCAACCAGATCATCACATTGCCGGTTGACCCGGTTTCCGGATACAACAGCAAAGTGTTGAATGCGGGGCTGATCAACAGCAGGGGAGCTGAATTGATGATCACCGGTAAACCCATCGTGAACAAAAATTTCTCCTGGACCACTACCATTAACTGGAGTATGAACCGCAGTTATGTGAAGGAACTGGAAGACGGTATTCCCAATCAGGTGATCTATGCGCATGGCAGCAACGTTTCAATCGAAGCCCGTGTTGGCGGAAGAATGGGCGATATGTATGGCAGCGGATTTCAGCGGAATGAAGAAGGAAAGATCATCTATACTTCCATTGGTCTTCCTGCGCCGGTGAATCCCGTAATGCAAAAATGGGGCAATGCATTTGCTGACTGGAAAGCAGGACTGATGAATGAATTCACCATCAGGAATGTGCGAGTAAGCATATTGCTGGATGGCCAGAAAGGCGGCAGCATGTATTCACAAACCAATCACAAGAACAATACTTTGGGCAAAACGAAAGTTACCCTGCCTGGTCGTGATGAAGGTATCGTAGGCGATGGTGTTGTGTGGGATGCTGCTGCAAAAAAATATGTTCCCAACACTGTTCGTGTGAACGCTTCCACTTATTACGAGACCATCTACGCTATCAACAATGCCGAGATGAATATTTTCGATGCAAGCTACCTGAAGATCCGTGAAGTTCGTTTTGAGTTCGCCGTTCCCCGTAAGCTGGTGCAGAAGCTGAGGTTGCAACAGGCCAGCATCGCTTTGTACGGAAGGGATCTTTTCAACTTTACCAGCTTCCCTGGCTTCGATCCTGAAGGCGGTAACCTGAACAATGGAACACTCACACCCGGCGTGGAGCTGACTCAGTTTCCTTCAACCCGTACCATGGGTGTAAATCTTACTGTAAAATTCTAA
- a CDS encoding FecR family protein — MKITEAQIRRYFNNECDTQERQAIGDYFIRHPEVLKKYLTEQSWENFEARQALPKEISKKLLSAIRTNTYELQRRRIISRNWAAAAAILLFITGGLWYTQSNEPEPVKSLTATEPAIALAPVRYQRRFNSTNKTLSLVLEDSSLVQLSPNSELIYPQPFLHDKRSIVLKGEARFDVAKDQARPFTVYAGQLATTALGTVFSISAFEGENIRVHLLSGKVRVDAGSSLMARGIKSTVLLPGQQLQLNGLQQMVITDVKEKIRRIPMPVPAKTKTQTDSQLMVFHNESLESIFNRLAEHFKTNIQFRPEQLAGMTFTGKFDPEKESLLEFIQTIGLLNNLSAVNENGIIQVTVQ, encoded by the coding sequence ATGAAAATTACTGAAGCGCAGATCAGGCGATATTTCAACAATGAATGTGATACACAGGAAAGACAGGCTATCGGCGATTATTTTATCAGGCATCCGGAGGTCCTGAAAAAATACCTCACTGAGCAATCATGGGAAAACTTTGAAGCCAGGCAAGCCCTGCCGAAGGAGATCTCCAAGAAGTTACTGTCTGCGATCAGGACAAATACATACGAATTACAAAGGCGCAGGATCATCAGCAGGAACTGGGCTGCCGCAGCGGCAATACTGCTGTTCATCACTGGTGGATTATGGTACACGCAGAGTAATGAACCTGAACCTGTAAAATCCCTTACTGCAACAGAACCAGCCATAGCGCTTGCGCCTGTACGTTATCAACGCAGATTCAATTCCACCAATAAAACCTTATCACTGGTTCTTGAAGACAGTAGTCTTGTTCAGTTGTCGCCTAACAGTGAGCTGATCTATCCTCAACCTTTCCTGCATGATAAACGCAGCATCGTACTCAAAGGTGAAGCCCGATTCGATGTGGCAAAAGACCAGGCAAGACCTTTCACTGTGTATGCCGGGCAACTGGCTACAACTGCGCTCGGAACAGTGTTTTCGATCTCTGCCTTCGAGGGGGAAAATATACGTGTGCATTTGTTAAGTGGAAAAGTAAGAGTGGATGCCGGCAGTTCACTGATGGCAAGGGGCATAAAAAGCACTGTTCTATTGCCCGGACAGCAATTGCAATTGAACGGCCTTCAGCAAATGGTGATCACAGATGTGAAAGAGAAAATACGCAGGATCCCTATGCCCGTTCCGGCGAAAACGAAAACGCAGACAGACAGTCAGCTGATGGTATTTCACAACGAATCGCTGGAAAGCATTTTCAACAGGCTGGCTGAGCATTTCAAAACCAATATCCAGTTCAGGCCTGAACAGCTGGCCGGCATGACGTTCACCGGAAAATTCGATCCGGAAAAAGAATCATTACTTGAATTCATTCAAACAATCGGTTTGCTCAACAATCTTTCAGCCGTAAATGAGAACGGTATTATTCAGGTAACAGTCCAGTAA
- a CDS encoding LuxR C-terminal-related transcriptional regulator, whose amino-acid sequence MAEQLSISPKTVENHIGRAIRHLKDKMVFIFWFL is encoded by the coding sequence ATTGCGGAACAATTGTCCATTTCCCCCAAGACCGTTGAAAACCATATCGGGCGCGCCATCCGGCATTTGAAAGATAAAATGGTCTTCATCTTCTGGTTCCTCTGA